TCGCAGAAATACTTGCTGACCGTTATAGGGGATTATCGATCCACACCCAAAGCGAAATGGATTCTCCCTTGCAAGGGAAATCCCCAAACCCTTCTTCGTCTGTCTTGATACGTTCAGAATTATTGCCTGTACAATCTATGAATTCAGTTACAGGAAGGCCTGTCTCCATTCTTTTGCTACCCTCCTCCCCATTACAGAGAACTACAGCCAGTGCCTTATTTCCTGAAAAAGACCAGCCAATGGTATTAGTATGATCGAAGTAATCGTGTTGTTCTCCCTCAAGATGACTACTTCGCAACTTGAGCATAAGATCAATCAACTCCCTGAATGAAGGCATCTCAATCAAATACTTTTTACCGTCAGAACCATAATCCTCATATGATGCTCCCTCATAATCTGCAATGAATACACAGGGATATCCTTCCCTCCTTAGAAGTATCAACGCATATGCCAGTGGCTTGAACCAAGGCTCCACTACTGACTCAAGAGCTTGCAAAGCTTGTGAGTCATGGTTGGCTACAAAGGTAACTGCATGCTCTGGATCCTGTTCGACCAAGGTTCCGGAGAATATGGAATCCAAGGGGAAATTTTTCCGCTCCATTCCTGCTTGGTAGAACTTGAAATGCAACGGAACATCAAACAAAGAGAGAGCATTCTCACTTTGTGCTATATATGTCATTAATTGCTCGATATCAGGGTCCCAAAACTCTGCAACGGCAAACAACTCTCGCTTTGCATGGGAGCGTATAGATGAAAGCCACCCTGGGAAAAACCACGAAGGGATATGCTTCACTGCATCAATCCTGAAGCCATCTATGCCTGTGGTATCAAGATACCAATTTCCCCAGCGTGTAAGTTCTTCCCTCACTTCTTCTGCGCCAAAATCAAGGTCACAACCCATCAAATAGTCGTAATTCCCAAACTCCGAGGAAACATAGTCATCAAACTGTTTGCCTTCCAGTACATAAATGCTCTTCTTGTCATCAGGATGTTCCTCTGCATAATCCACTGCGTCAAAGTGGTGCCACATCCATTGGAAATCAGAATAGGTTGCAGCTCTGCCCGGAAAGGTGAAACGGGTATAAACCGTTACTTGCTCTTGAGGTCCTTTTGGCTCTGACCGATTATCTCTCGAATATGGGGTAGCAAGCACCTGTTCCTTCTCATCAGCACCCATGCGATGGTTCAATACAATATCTCCATAGACATAAAGTCCCTGAGAATGAATTGCATCAATGGCTTTGAGGTACTCTGTTTTGGTTCCATACTTGGTGGCAGTACTCCCCTTCTGGTCAAACTCACCCAAGTCGTACAGGTCATACACACCGTAACCGGTGTCATGTCCACCTCCAGCTCCCTTATAGGCAGGGGGAAGCCAGATTGCTGTGAATCCTGCCTTTTTCAGTGTTTCAGCCTGGTTTGCAAGCTTGTTCCAAAGGACACCACCACCTTCGCTGTACCAATGGAAATATTGCAGCAATACCCCCCGCTTCCTTTGCATAGCTATGCTCCTATAATTTCTTTGAATCAACTATATGCTTATGCTGGAGTATATACAGCGGTTTCATGTTGTTATAGGCTTGCATCCTCATGAACTTGAACATAAATGCCCGCCCCATGAAGATATTGAACAATTGGTTCTTGATATCCTTCTGAGGAAAATCATACAACTTTCTTTCCTTATAGAAACGATGGTCGTCACGTACAACACCCCGCATACCATAGATCAGGTCACGAAAGATTTTCATTCCACCAACACCAAGGAAGTTCACCCCTTTCTGGTACCCAGCACGGCTGGCGCGATCGAGTCGACAAGCCAGATCTGTGATCATAGCCTGCAACCGCTCAGAATCTTTTTCCTCATCACTGATAATCCCCATTGAATTCTCTCTTCCCACCCGGTCCTTTCCTTCCAGAAACTGTCGTACGTTCGGCAGTTGATATAAAGGACCAGAGACAAGGTACGCTGAGTGTTTACCCATCATGCTGGTTCTATGCCCATTTGCGAACGTACGGTCAAGGAACAGCTTCCACACTGGTTTCAGAAACCTTCCTTCCAGGTTCATCGCATGCACCAATACGTCACAGGAGTTAACCAAGTCTTGGTAGAAGACTTGGAAACCATCTTTTCTGTCACACTCACCTACCAGCTCACATCGTAAGCAGCCTTGGCAGGCTCCTTCATACGGGAATGTGTTGATGTCGATTACTTCAACAGCATTAGGATAGGAAGCCAGGAAGACTTCAATCATGCGCGAAAGATTGCCGTCCTTCTGATATTCATCAGTCAACAAGACAGTGCGGATGTCTTTCTTTTTCTCTCCTGTGGTCTCTATCGACTGAGGCTGAAACTTAAATGTGGAATCATTAAGGATTGGTGTGCTCCTTCTAGGAACAGGAGTATGATTGATGCACGCACTATGAAATTCATGCATGAAAAACCGCATACTCTTCCTAAAGTCAGCTTGCAACATATCCTTGTTGTCAACGCTCAAACCTTCCATAAACGCCATGCCAAGATCTTCACAGGTACCACGCAACCACTCCTCAGCTAGGTGATCGTAGTAATGAAAGCAACTCATGATGCAGGTTGCATACTTGCCAGCAAGTATGGACTGTCTTCCCTGTTCTCTCATGAGGTCGAAGAAGCGAACAAGCTGCCAGGGAACAAGCATGGTATACACCGGGGTAGCCCAGATGACCATGTCGCAGGCATCAAGCGCATCAAAGGTGTCAGATAGCCAAGCCTCATCATACTCCATCATGGTCAGGGTTTCCCCAACATGGATAATGCTTGCTTCAATATCAGGTTCATGAACCAAGAGATACTTTGCATGCTGCAACGTTAAGCTGAACTCACCCTTGGGACTTGCGTTCATCACGACAACATTGGTTGGTTTCATTGGTAACCTTCCTTATGCTTTCAGTACTGTTTTCTTAGTTTTCAGTGTACAGCATGGATGGCAATAATCAATGAAAATACCATGAAGATACAACTCAATTTAGGACCTACGCACTAAACCCATCTTCTGCATTCCCAACATACGCTTTCAGGCTGTCGAGACCATCAGAGGCTTGTATGTAACCAATTCTTGAGGGTTTTTGGAGATTTACGGTGAATAAAGGATACCCCACGACATACCAAGAGATCCACTGTCCTGGTGGAGCCCCATCTGTCTATGGCCTTGGCTCACTTTCGGCTATGTAGTCTTTCTCGGTATAATCTCCACAGATTTCGCGAAGGTGGCAGGGTCCATCAGCGTCAGCGCTTGGGACATGGCATCGTTGAAGTTCCAGCCGAAGATTTTCCTCAGCCTTTTCTTGCTGATCTTCTGTGTTCCCCCCATGAGGTCGCTCATCTTCTTGTACAGCGAGAGACATGCCTTGTTCAATATGCTCTGGTTGAGGGCTGCATTCCTGTCACTCAGGGCCATGTCATCCTCGCGAAAGGTCGTATCAAGGTTCCAGTGCAGGCTGTTTTCAATCATCCAATGCGAACGTATGCAATGAGCTGCATCACCGATGTCCTTCAGGCTGGTAAGGTAGTAGCGGATCTCCTCCGTCTCCTTGCCG
This sequence is a window from uncultured Sphaerochaeta sp.. Protein-coding genes within it:
- a CDS encoding alpha-amylase, translating into MQRKRGVLLQYFHWYSEGGGVLWNKLANQAETLKKAGFTAIWLPPAYKGAGGGHDTGYGVYDLYDLGEFDQKGSTATKYGTKTEYLKAIDAIHSQGLYVYGDIVLNHRMGADEKEQVLATPYSRDNRSEPKGPQEQVTVYTRFTFPGRAATYSDFQWMWHHFDAVDYAEEHPDDKKSIYVLEGKQFDDYVSSEFGNYDYLMGCDLDFGAEEVREELTRWGNWYLDTTGIDGFRIDAVKHIPSWFFPGWLSSIRSHAKRELFAVAEFWDPDIEQLMTYIAQSENALSLFDVPLHFKFYQAGMERKNFPLDSIFSGTLVEQDPEHAVTFVANHDSQALQALESVVEPWFKPLAYALILLRREGYPCVFIADYEGASYEDYGSDGKKYLIEMPSFRELIDLMLKLRSSHLEGEQHDYFDHTNTIGWSFSGNKALAVVLCNGEEGSKRMETGLPVTEFIDCTGNNSERIKTDEEGFGDFPCKGESISLWVWIDNPL
- a CDS encoding NAD(P)H-dependent oxidoreductase, encoding MKPTNVVVMNASPKGEFSLTLQHAKYLLVHEPDIEASIIHVGETLTMMEYDEAWLSDTFDALDACDMVIWATPVYTMLVPWQLVRFFDLMREQGRQSILAGKYATCIMSCFHYYDHLAEEWLRGTCEDLGMAFMEGLSVDNKDMLQADFRKSMRFFMHEFHSACINHTPVPRRSTPILNDSTFKFQPQSIETTGEKKKDIRTVLLTDEYQKDGNLSRMIEVFLASYPNAVEVIDINTFPYEGACQGCLRCELVGECDRKDGFQVFYQDLVNSCDVLVHAMNLEGRFLKPVWKLFLDRTFANGHRTSMMGKHSAYLVSGPLYQLPNVRQFLEGKDRVGRENSMGIISDEEKDSERLQAMITDLACRLDRASRAGYQKGVNFLGVGGMKIFRDLIYGMRGVVRDDHRFYKERKLYDFPQKDIKNQLFNIFMGRAFMFKFMRMQAYNNMKPLYILQHKHIVDSKKL